From the genome of Halomonas sp. 1513, one region includes:
- a CDS encoding 6-pyruvoyl tetrahydropterin synthase-related protein, translating into MTLFVNRLTQLDVSLWCPSRGLIGASWHVDVELDGTLGEDGMLFDFGEVKPWIKSRLDAGADHTLLVPSRAPGISVQECREGLSIRTQLPYPMEVRGPRQAFTLLPWQAVSAERLGEHLAKELMRRPPPRVEAIRLGLRDEAIDGAAYTYSHGLKRHAGNCQRIAHGHRSRLEIWRQGHRDAGLEARWAAWLADRYLVDAEDVFSDDDSDTLHCRYRAPQGNFAMRLPRARCAVLPSPTTVEHIATWLAERIARECGERIKVKAFEGIDKGAIAEAGP; encoded by the coding sequence ATGACGCTATTCGTGAATCGCTTGACCCAGTTGGACGTCTCGCTGTGGTGCCCCAGCCGCGGGCTGATCGGCGCCAGCTGGCACGTGGATGTAGAACTCGACGGCACGCTGGGCGAGGACGGCATGCTGTTCGACTTCGGCGAGGTCAAGCCGTGGATCAAGTCGCGGCTGGACGCCGGCGCCGACCATACGCTGCTGGTGCCGAGCCGCGCGCCGGGCATCAGCGTTCAGGAGTGCCGCGAGGGGCTCTCGATACGCACCCAGCTGCCCTACCCCATGGAGGTGCGCGGTCCTCGCCAGGCCTTTACCCTGCTGCCGTGGCAGGCCGTGAGCGCCGAGCGGCTCGGTGAGCACCTGGCCAAGGAGCTGATGCGACGGCCGCCGCCGCGGGTCGAGGCGATCCGCCTCGGGCTGCGCGACGAAGCCATCGACGGCGCCGCCTATACCTACAGTCACGGCCTCAAGCGCCACGCCGGCAACTGCCAGCGCATCGCCCACGGCCACCGCTCGCGCCTCGAGATCTGGCGACAGGGCCACCGCGACGCGGGGCTGGAGGCCCGTTGGGCCGCCTGGCTGGCCGATCGCTACCTGGTCGATGCCGAGGACGTGTTCAGCGACGACGACAGCGACACCCTGCACTGCCGCTACCGCGCGCCCCAGGGCAACTTCGCGATGCGCCTGCCCCGTGCGCGCTGCGCCGTACTGCCATCCCCGACCACGGTGGAGCACATCGCCACCTGGCTCGCCGAGCGGATCGCCCGGGAGTGCGGTGAGCGCATCAAGGTCAAGGCCTTCGAGGGGATCGACAAAGGCGCCATCGCCGAGGCAGGGCCGTGA
- a CDS encoding zinc/iron-chelating domain-containing protein, with protein sequence MEGQQDGCRAGCGACCIAPSISSPIPGMPFGKPAGVRCAQLDDDNLCRLFGDPQRPAVCRAFDYDAELCGEQRSEALTRIAALELSTS encoded by the coding sequence ATCGAGGGGCAACAGGACGGCTGCCGGGCCGGCTGCGGCGCCTGCTGCATCGCCCCGTCGATCAGCTCGCCGATTCCCGGCATGCCGTTCGGCAAGCCCGCCGGGGTGCGCTGTGCGCAGCTCGATGATGACAATCTGTGCCGGCTGTTCGGCGACCCGCAGCGCCCGGCCGTATGCCGGGCCTTCGACTACGACGCCGAGCTGTGCGGCGAGCAGCGCAGCGAGGCGCTGACGCGCATCGCTGCACTCGAGCTCTCGACGAGCTAG